The Thomasclavelia ramosa DSM 1402 genome includes a region encoding these proteins:
- a CDS encoding BglG family transcription antiterminator gives MNTRSVEILKKLCGGKNYQVEDLAHDFEISIRMIRYVIDDINDFLETINIKKNIMIRNGKIQFNITHQEKEILMKEISNLDNYVYAISPFERKCYILVSMWCCSEPLTSQYFADEMNVSKSSIDKDILSIRQEYEGYDFSINVKTGKGSYIEGDERDIRSCFFRVIEKNIDFNKFMHFQYTPITFIEKNIYRMVFDKYWKIIIKVMNDFESHSEKKLTYLSYKDICIHLAVSLTRIELGYDIILHQDYLIEISKTEGYHDAQFICSQIMQALNIKMSQSEVAIITILLNSARYTTLKRYVIYDWANIQMIATTLAFKVGEKLNVNFSRDEELINSLTLHLGPTVFKLQNQVPVVNPSLTVIKKNYHEVFIALLETIDELCYKELKGIKEDDIAFLTLHFCAALERKNRFKDVYNVVIVCVHGFGTASLMKEMICSRFKNIIVKKTVTEERILNIDLSNIDFIISSIDLQIMQCLVVKVNVILKESDYRLIENAMEKIVHQNIQESDTFMDGILSIVKRNCEIVNYQQLFDDFSEYFKDLGIDAGIKLQPLLNEYLTADKVLLCDTVDHWETAVCCAGQMLVKSQDIAECYIKSMIDTVKKSGSYMVIDEGIALIHGEIDYGVNQTSMSLLIIKNGVKFNHDKYDPVHIILCLAAKDNYTHMKALNNFIKFLENIRNNGIERYFELDYVLDQINEVSKYD, from the coding sequence ATGAATACTAGAAGTGTGGAAATATTGAAGAAGCTGTGCGGCGGAAAAAACTATCAAGTAGAAGATTTAGCACATGATTTTGAGATCTCTATTCGAATGATTAGATATGTTATTGATGATATTAATGATTTTTTAGAAACAATAAATATTAAAAAAAATATAATGATAAGAAATGGAAAGATTCAGTTTAATATTACTCATCAAGAAAAAGAGATACTGATGAAAGAAATTTCGAATTTGGATAATTATGTATATGCGATAAGTCCGTTTGAAAGAAAGTGCTATATTTTAGTTTCAATGTGGTGTTGCAGTGAACCACTCACAAGTCAGTATTTTGCTGATGAAATGAATGTTAGTAAAAGTAGTATTGATAAAGATATTCTTTCGATAAGACAAGAATATGAGGGATATGATTTTTCTATTAATGTAAAAACAGGAAAAGGCAGTTATATAGAGGGTGACGAAAGAGACATACGCTCATGTTTCTTTAGAGTTATTGAAAAGAATATTGATTTTAATAAATTTATGCACTTTCAATATACACCAATAACTTTTATTGAAAAGAATATTTATCGAATGGTCTTCGATAAATACTGGAAAATCATTATTAAAGTTATGAATGATTTTGAAAGTCATAGTGAAAAGAAATTAACCTATTTATCATATAAAGATATTTGTATCCATTTAGCTGTTTCTTTGACAAGAATAGAATTAGGGTATGATATCATCCTACATCAAGATTATTTGATTGAGATTTCAAAAACAGAAGGATATCATGATGCTCAATTTATTTGTTCACAAATAATGCAGGCATTAAATATTAAGATGTCACAATCAGAAGTTGCTATTATTACGATCTTATTAAATAGTGCTAGATATACGACTTTAAAGCGATATGTTATCTATGATTGGGCTAATATACAAATGATAGCAACTACTTTAGCCTTTAAAGTAGGAGAAAAACTTAATGTAAATTTTAGTCGAGATGAGGAATTGATCAATTCTTTAACCCTCCATTTAGGTCCTACAGTATTTAAACTGCAAAATCAAGTACCGGTTGTTAATCCGAGTTTGACAGTTATTAAGAAAAATTATCATGAAGTTTTTATAGCATTATTAGAAACAATTGATGAATTATGCTATAAGGAATTAAAAGGAATTAAAGAGGATGATATAGCTTTTTTAACGCTTCATTTTTGTGCCGCTTTAGAGAGAAAAAATCGTTTTAAAGATGTGTATAATGTTGTAATTGTTTGTGTTCATGGTTTTGGGACGGCTTCTTTAATGAAGGAGATGATCTGCTCGAGATTTAAAAATATTATTGTGAAGAAAACAGTAACTGAAGAACGGATTTTAAATATAGATCTCAGTAATATCGATTTTATTATTTCAAGTATTGATCTACAAATAATGCAGTGTTTGGTTGTTAAAGTCAATGTAATTTTAAAAGAGAGTGATTATCGATTGATTGAAAATGCTATGGAAAAAATTGTTCATCAAAATATTCAAGAAAGTGATACTTTTATGGATGGAATTTTAAGTATTGTTAAGAGAAACTGCGAGATTGTAAACTATCAGCAGCTTTTCGATGATTTCAGTGAATATTTTAAAGATTTAGGAATTGATGCAGGAATCAAACTGCAGCCATTATTAAATGAATATTTAACTGCTGATAAAGTTCTACTATGTGATACGGTCGATCATTGGGAGACTGCAGTCTGCTGTGCCGGACAAATGCTAGTTAAGAGTCAAGATATTGCAGAATGTTATATTAAATCAATGATAGATACGGTGAAAAAATCAGGGTCATATATGGTTATTGATGAAGGAATAGCCCTTATTCATGGAGAAATTGATTATGGGGTTAATCAAACATCAATGAGTCTGTTAATTATTAAAAATGGTGTCAAATTTAATCATGATAAATATGATCCAGTGCATATTATTTTATGTTTAGCGGCTAAAGATAATTATACGCACATGAAAGCATTAAATAATTTTATCAAATTTTTAGAGAATATAAGAAATAATGGGATAGAACGTTATTTTGAACTAGACTATGTTTTAGACCAGATTAATGAGGTAAGTAAATATGATTAA
- a CDS encoding sugar isomerase domain-containing protein has protein sequence MKARSRYYQHIHDILNNIVDSQEAAIQKAALEMTQCIEKGHTIYAFGASHAGILTQELFYRAGGLALINPIMAKEVQLDVRPITLTTQMERLPGYGTLILEHTPIQKEDVLIIHSVSGRNTIAIDMALRAKAMGVIVIAVTNIEYSQAVVSRHETGKKLLDIADIVIDNCGDFEDSSITIDGLDQKVAPTSTIAGAFILNSVIIQVVENLVNDGFEPPIFHSANIDGGDEYNQNILNQYKNRIHYMK, from the coding sequence ATGAAAGCAAGATCAAGATACTATCAGCATATTCATGATATTTTAAATAATATTGTAGATTCACAAGAAGCAGCTATTCAAAAAGCTGCCTTAGAAATGACCCAATGTATTGAAAAGGGACATACGATTTATGCTTTTGGAGCTTCTCATGCGGGAATTCTTACCCAAGAACTGTTTTATCGGGCTGGTGGATTGGCTTTAATTAATCCAATTATGGCAAAGGAAGTTCAATTAGATGTAAGACCAATAACTCTAACCACGCAAATGGAGAGACTACCTGGTTATGGGACATTGATTTTAGAGCATACGCCAATACAAAAAGAAGATGTTCTAATTATTCATTCAGTTTCTGGTCGAAATACAATTGCAATTGATATGGCATTACGGGCTAAGGCAATGGGTGTGATCGTGATTGCTGTTACAAATATAGAATATAGTCAAGCTGTAGTTTCGCGACATGAAACAGGAAAGAAATTGTTAGATATTGCAGATATTGTTATTGATAATTGTGGAGATTTTGAGGATTCCAGTATTACTATTGATGGTCTAGACCAAAAGGTTGCCCCAACCTCTACAATAGCCGGAGCTTTTATTTTAAATAGTGTGATTATTCAAGTAGTAGAAAATCTAGTTAATGACGGCTTCGAACCACCGATTTTTCATAGTGCTAATATTGATGGAGGTGACGAATATAATCAAAATATCTTAAATCAATATAAAAATCGCATTCATTATATGAAGTGA
- a CDS encoding transglutaminase domain-containing protein yields the protein MKKILLTILSLFLLTGCFSFREKSNSRPAITIDTDYLSGDASYLYYYQSLSSKEKEIYENIYNCILDNAKKVTISSNDYELVQKINDYVLYDHPEIYYLDYFELQNQVDICNYIPSYSYSKSERDTLTAQLESVRDELVNSISSESSDYDKLKKIYQFVIEKCRYVDNAKDNQYITSSLIYGETVCSGYVKAIQYLAEAVGIKSAYIVGKEIGASDDEAYHAWNLIYLDDDYYYLDATWGDYDSEGNIFAMMNYFMFDSDDMLKLYEPLDQYEITKQGNYTYFKYENLYNENYNKAALNKMVKQYKHDNIAWMEFKFSDSCYQEAKKRLIDQEEMFDLFNPYTSKQYTVQYFYYDNLNVLIFNQKIE from the coding sequence ATGAAAAAGATATTACTGACGATATTATCACTATTTTTATTAACCGGGTGTTTTAGTTTTCGTGAAAAGTCTAATTCTCGACCAGCAATAACTATTGATACTGACTACTTAAGCGGCGATGCGAGTTATTTATACTATTATCAGTCTTTATCATCTAAAGAAAAAGAAATTTATGAAAATATTTATAATTGCATTCTTGATAATGCAAAAAAGGTCACAATCAGCAGTAATGATTATGAATTAGTTCAAAAAATAAATGATTATGTTTTATATGATCATCCCGAAATCTATTATCTAGATTATTTTGAGCTACAAAATCAAGTTGATATATGTAATTATATTCCCAGTTATTCATATTCTAAAAGTGAACGTGACACTTTAACAGCTCAATTAGAATCTGTCCGTGATGAATTAGTAAATTCGATTTCAAGTGAAAGTAGTGATTATGATAAATTAAAAAAAATTTATCAATTTGTAATTGAGAAGTGTCGATATGTTGATAATGCTAAAGATAATCAATATATTACTAGCTCGTTAATTTATGGTGAAACAGTTTGCAGCGGCTATGTAAAGGCTATTCAGTATCTTGCTGAAGCAGTTGGGATAAAAAGCGCCTATATCGTGGGTAAAGAAATTGGTGCTAGTGACGATGAAGCTTATCATGCCTGGAATTTAATTTATCTAGATGATGACTATTACTATCTTGATGCTACTTGGGGTGATTATGATAGCGAAGGCAATATTTTTGCAATGATGAACTATTTTATGTTTGATTCTGATGATATGTTGAAATTATATGAACCTCTTGATCAATATGAAATAACGAAACAAGGAAATTATACGTATTTCAAATATGAGAATCTTTATAACGAAAATTACAATAAAGCAGCATTAAATAAAATGGTAAAACAGTATAAACATGATAATATTGCCTGGATGGAATTTAAATTTAGTGACAGTTGTTATCAGGAAGCAAAAAAAAGATTGATTGATCAAGAGGAAATGTTTGACCTTTTCAATCCCTATACAAGTAAGCAATATACTGTTCAATATTTTTATTATGATAATTTAAATGTTTTAATTTTTAATCAAAAAATCGAATAA
- a CDS encoding PTS ascorbate transporter subunit IIC, which produces MSVFKVIVDIFQNYVFNQPFIFLSIVAMIGLILQKKSIDKIISGSVKTGIGYLILSVGTSTIAGVVTPIATLLEKIMGIETVATGMGTNAFTEQWASTIAIIMVIGFFINLILARFTPFKYVFLTAHQTYYLIFVYLAVAVEVFANPNNTLVIIIGGLLTGIYCTLAPALAQPFLRKVTGSDDFAYGHTTTFGVITGSLVGNLFKKHKNESSENININPKLNFLKDITVSTALVMTILYIVAVCLAGFDYVEANLSNGQPAILYAIVSGVQFGVGITIVLNGVSMMVSEITEAFKGISEKIVPNAVPALDCPVVFNFAPTAVMLGFLSCLGTVILCTIIFGAIGWYALTPPVITTFFGGGPAGVFGNSTGGWRGAILAGVVAGLLLSFGQALTVGVLSTTVADFARWSNDFDYSVFPAFFKWILQLFA; this is translated from the coding sequence ATGTCAGTATTTAAAGTTATTGTAGATATTTTTCAAAATTATGTGTTTAATCAGCCGTTTATTTTCTTAAGTATTGTTGCGATGATTGGTCTTATTTTACAAAAAAAATCAATAGATAAAATTATTTCTGGATCAGTCAAAACGGGAATCGGTTATTTAATTCTAAGTGTAGGAACAAGCACAATCGCAGGCGTAGTTACGCCGATAGCTACGCTGCTGGAAAAAATTATGGGGATTGAAACAGTTGCAACTGGAATGGGAACAAATGCATTTACTGAACAGTGGGCATCGACGATTGCAATTATTATGGTTATTGGTTTTTTTATAAATCTAATTTTAGCTAGATTTACACCATTTAAGTACGTGTTTTTAACAGCACATCAAACATATTATTTGATCTTTGTTTATTTAGCTGTAGCTGTAGAAGTGTTTGCTAATCCAAATAATACGTTAGTCATTATTATTGGTGGTCTACTAACAGGAATCTACTGTACTTTAGCTCCAGCATTGGCCCAGCCTTTCTTGAGAAAGGTTACCGGCAGTGATGATTTTGCCTATGGTCACACCACAACATTCGGAGTTATTACGGGTTCATTAGTTGGAAATTTATTTAAAAAACATAAAAATGAATCGTCTGAAAACATTAATATTAATCCTAAATTAAACTTTTTAAAAGACATTACAGTTTCTACCGCTTTAGTTATGACAATCCTATATATCGTGGCAGTATGCTTGGCTGGTTTTGATTATGTCGAAGCGAATTTAAGTAATGGACAGCCCGCAATTTTATATGCGATTGTTTCTGGCGTTCAATTTGGAGTGGGGATTACAATTGTATTGAATGGTGTTTCAATGATGGTTTCAGAGATCACAGAAGCGTTTAAAGGTATTTCTGAAAAAATTGTACCTAATGCAGTACCAGCATTAGACTGTCCTGTCGTTTTTAACTTTGCTCCAACTGCAGTTATGCTAGGTTTTTTAAGTTGTTTAGGTACAGTTATATTGTGTACGATTATCTTTGGTGCAATTGGCTGGTATGCTCTGACACCACCGGTTATTACTACCTTTTTTGGAGGTGGACCAGCAGGTGTTTTTGGAAACTCTACAGGAGGCTGGCGTGGGGCTATTTTAGCTGGAGTCGTTGCTGGACTGTTATTGTCATTTGGACAAGCGTTAACGGTAGGCGTTTTATCAACAACAGTAGCGGACTTTGCTAGATGGTCAAATGATTTTGATTATTCTGTATTTCCAGCGTTTTTCAAATGGATACTACAGTTGTTTGCTTAA
- a CDS encoding sporulation initiation factor Spo0A C-terminal domain-containing protein: MNNKAGIVILTENHLLKEELVNKIRSNDHYEIIATFNDGGICEDYLATHTCDLLVIDLILTNIDGAGVIGNIRSNNPKALKHVICISDFTNSLVFEMLEGLAVDYCLKKPVDLNYFMEIIDRILKIRLKHNLGIDDYHQTVLKKEIHDTFMKVGMPRHLKGYNYLVTAIVLVCGNINLLGEITKELYPRIARTYGTTASRVEQSIRHVLKCTWESGCQDELEQLFGFRAKRKTCNSEFISTIVDELLSKYKGS, translated from the coding sequence ATGAATAATAAGGCAGGTATTGTGATTTTAACAGAAAATCATTTGTTGAAAGAGGAACTGGTCAATAAGATTAGAAGTAATGATCATTATGAAATTATTGCAACTTTTAATGATGGTGGTATATGTGAAGACTATTTAGCTACGCATACATGTGATTTACTTGTAATTGATTTAATTTTGACTAATATAGATGGTGCTGGAGTGATTGGGAATATAAGATCTAACAATCCAAAAGCCTTAAAACATGTTATTTGTATTAGTGATTTTACTAACTCACTAGTATTTGAAATGTTAGAAGGCTTAGCAGTAGATTACTGTTTAAAGAAACCGGTTGATTTAAACTATTTTATGGAAATCATTGATCGTATCTTAAAAATTAGATTAAAACATAATTTAGGTATTGACGATTATCATCAAACAGTTCTAAAAAAGGAAATTCATGATACGTTTATGAAAGTGGGAATGCCACGACATTTAAAAGGCTATAATTATCTAGTTACAGCAATTGTTTTAGTTTGTGGAAATATTAATCTTTTAGGAGAAATTACTAAAGAATTATATCCGCGTATTGCTAGAACTTATGGAACAACGGCATCACGAGTTGAACAGTCGATTCGTCATGTTTTAAAATGTACTTGGGAAAGTGGTTGTCAAGATGAGCTAGAGCAGCTATTTGGATTTCGGGCAAAACGTAAAACATGTAATTCTGAATTTATTTCAACAATTGTAGATGAGTTATTATCAAAGTATAAAGGAAGTTAA
- a CDS encoding LCP family protein, with translation MKDNKFIKFITSKYLILAVQLFATALFTYLIFQLDLVPLKYLIPATGALGLLIIIFFFIMRSGQKKINQGLKSKRSIVTKIISLLMSILLMFASSYVVRGNDFFNTVTKATTQKYLVSVITMKNNSATKLSDLDGKKFGVSYQHDTTTITKAIADMENDLGEQEDMVKYDDYSGLADALYKGEVDAIIVGQEYKSMLEANHDSFDDETKIIKSYEYESKLSVTTKQTNVTENPFTIYVTGIDTYGSVSTVARSDVNLIVTVNPKTKQILMTSIPRDCEIQLHKNGKMDKLTHTGIYGTSETISTIEDFLDVEINYFARTNFSGMTNIVDALGGVTIDSDYKFTTLHGNYNIVKGENQMDGDKALCFVRERYSLPNGDFDRGKNQQKLLKAMLEKAMSPKIITNFNNILTAIEGSFETDMSSKEIKSLLNMQLNDMSDWTVYNVQVEGEGYKTSKTASMYGTEVYVMKPYQKQVKKIKKIIDTVEQGGTISEEDLKGLGN, from the coding sequence ATGAAAGACAATAAGTTTATTAAATTTATTACTTCTAAGTATTTGATTTTGGCAGTGCAGTTATTCGCAACCGCATTGTTTACATATTTAATCTTTCAATTGGATCTAGTACCATTAAAATACTTGATTCCAGCGACAGGGGCATTAGGTTTATTAATTATAATTTTCTTCTTTATCATGAGGAGCGGGCAAAAGAAAATTAATCAAGGTTTAAAAAGCAAGCGTTCAATCGTTACAAAAATTATTAGCTTATTAATGAGTATTTTATTAATGTTCGCATCAAGTTATGTTGTTAGGGGAAATGATTTTTTTAATACCGTTACTAAAGCAACAACACAAAAATATTTAGTTTCAGTGATTACAATGAAAAATAATAGTGCAACTAAATTAAGTGATCTTGATGGAAAGAAATTTGGTGTATCTTATCAACATGATACAACGACGATTACTAAAGCAATTGCTGATATGGAAAATGATCTTGGGGAACAAGAAGATATGGTTAAATATGATGACTATAGCGGATTGGCCGATGCTCTGTATAAAGGTGAAGTAGATGCTATTATTGTTGGACAAGAATATAAGTCGATGTTGGAAGCAAATCATGATAGTTTTGATGACGAAACAAAAATTATTAAATCATATGAATATGAATCTAAGTTAAGTGTTACAACTAAACAAACAAATGTAACAGAAAACCCATTTACAATTTATGTTACTGGAATTGATACATATGGTAGTGTTAGTACCGTAGCTCGAAGTGATGTAAACTTGATTGTTACTGTTAATCCTAAAACAAAACAAATTTTGATGACCAGTATTCCGCGTGATTGTGAAATTCAATTGCATAAGAATGGTAAAATGGATAAATTAACTCATACCGGAATCTATGGAACAAGTGAAACAATTAGTACGATTGAAGATTTCTTAGATGTTGAAATTAATTATTTTGCGAGAACTAATTTTAGTGGAATGACAAATATTGTAGATGCTCTTGGTGGGGTAACAATCGATTCTGATTATAAATTCACAACATTACATGGTAATTACAACATTGTTAAAGGCGAAAACCAAATGGATGGGGATAAAGCATTATGCTTTGTTCGGGAAAGATATTCTTTACCAAATGGAGATTTTGACCGTGGTAAAAATCAACAAAAATTATTAAAAGCAATGTTAGAAAAAGCAATGTCACCAAAGATAATCACTAATTTTAATAATATTTTGACTGCGATTGAAGGAAGTTTTGAAACTGATATGTCAAGTAAAGAAATTAAGTCGTTATTGAATATGCAGTTAAACGATATGTCGGATTGGACTGTTTATAATGTTCAAGTAGAAGGTGAAGGTTATAAAACTTCGAAAACTGCATCAATGTATGGGACAGAGGTCTATGTAATGAAACCTTATCAAAAACAAGTTAAAAAAATTAAGAAGATCATTGATACGGTAGAACAAGGTGGAACTATTTCTGAAGAGGATTTAAAAGGGCTAGGAAACTAA
- a CDS encoding sugar isomerase domain-containing protein yields MEAWENYFEVMEKVVAQVKNTQKDNIKKAAKILADTTEKGGLIYGFGTGHSHLVVDDAFWRAATPANYCALLEQSATGSFEITKSYYIENMYEIGKMIVDYHRITPNDCMIIISNSGNNIAPVDAAIRAKEKGIPIIAITAVEYSQFLKTKHKAGVKLKDVADVVLDNCSLIGDAAIEIENFPMKVGATSTIPNVFLQNAILCEMVDILVKKGIHPDVYYNGHMAFMNEDCADHNDKLVDKYFYRIRNL; encoded by the coding sequence ATGGAAGCTTGGGAAAATTATTTTGAAGTTATGGAAAAAGTTGTTGCACAAGTAAAAAATACGCAAAAAGATAATATCAAAAAAGCTGCAAAAATACTTGCTGATACAACTGAAAAAGGAGGTCTTATTTATGGGTTTGGGACGGGTCATTCTCATTTAGTAGTCGATGATGCATTTTGGCGAGCTGCTACCCCGGCTAATTATTGTGCTTTGCTGGAACAAAGTGCAACAGGCAGTTTTGAAATTACAAAAAGTTATTACATTGAAAATATGTATGAAATTGGAAAAATGATAGTTGATTATCATCGAATCACCCCTAATGACTGCATGATTATTATTTCTAATTCTGGCAATAATATTGCACCAGTAGATGCTGCTATAAGGGCAAAAGAAAAGGGAATTCCTATTATTGCGATTACTGCAGTGGAATATAGCCAATTCTTAAAGACAAAACATAAGGCAGGAGTAAAGCTTAAAGATGTTGCTGATGTAGTGTTAGATAATTGTTCATTAATAGGTGATGCGGCAATTGAGATAGAAAATTTTCCTATGAAAGTGGGGGCAACTAGTACAATACCAAATGTCTTTTTACAAAATGCAATATTATGTGAAATGGTTGATATTTTAGTTAAAAAGGGAATTCACCCGGATGTTTATTACAATGGTCATATGGCTTTTATGAATGAAGATTGTGCTGATCATAATGATAAATTAGTGGATAAATATTTTTATCGGATAAGGAATTTATGA
- a CDS encoding putative N-acetylmannosamine-6-phosphate 2-epimerase — MIKYIKENCVDFYKECHDWKEAIVYAGYLLEKNGYIDHQYINDMVNIIEKNGPYIVVMPGVALAHARPNGHVYQNSISLVTFKNGVKFGHSVNDPVRVLLALAAKSDEEHLKLFQEVALCLMDRKYLHKIFNARSYQDILKDNKNIDAIKGGLIVSCYADSAINPYMDNSIAIQCLAQSCVAGGAKAIRTNLEHVKAIAEVVDVPLIGIKKIYKGDDPLHSSFRITPTMDEVDQLVAAGVDGIAIDGTQRERYDDLSLEEFVNKIKNKYPELFVIADISTVEEGIRASKAGVDAVGTTLSGYTPYSKNPIIFGTVPSPDPDYEIIKELKTAGVSRVIAEGRINDGSKMKKCIEAGAFAVVIGTSISEPAKIVKTILHDAKEG; from the coding sequence ATGATTAAATATATAAAAGAGAATTGTGTGGATTTTTATAAAGAGTGCCATGATTGGAAAGAAGCAATTGTCTATGCTGGTTATCTATTAGAGAAAAATGGCTATATTGATCACCAGTATATAAATGATATGGTGAATATTATTGAAAAAAATGGCCCCTATATTGTAGTCATGCCAGGGGTTGCCTTGGCTCACGCAAGACCAAATGGTCATGTGTATCAAAATAGTATTAGCTTAGTAACTTTTAAAAATGGAGTGAAGTTTGGACACTCTGTTAATGATCCAGTTCGAGTATTGTTAGCGCTTGCAGCTAAAAGTGATGAGGAGCATTTAAAGCTGTTTCAAGAAGTGGCACTATGTCTAATGGATAGAAAATATTTACATAAAATATTTAATGCCCGTTCTTATCAAGATATTTTAAAGGATAATAAAAATATTGATGCTATTAAAGGGGGACTGATAGTTTCTTGTTATGCTGATTCAGCAATAAATCCCTATATGGACAATTCTATTGCAATTCAATGCCTGGCTCAAAGTTGTGTTGCTGGAGGAGCTAAGGCGATAAGAACAAATTTAGAACATGTAAAGGCAATTGCAGAAGTTGTAGATGTTCCGCTTATTGGTATTAAAAAAATCTATAAAGGAGATGATCCGCTTCATTCTAGTTTTAGAATTACACCAACAATGGATGAAGTCGATCAGCTAGTTGCAGCTGGCGTTGATGGTATAGCCATAGATGGCACTCAAAGAGAACGTTATGATGATTTATCATTAGAAGAATTTGTTAATAAAATAAAAAATAAATATCCAGAGTTATTTGTTATTGCAGATATTTCTACAGTGGAAGAGGGAATCAGAGCATCTAAAGCGGGAGTTGATGCAGTAGGTACTACTTTATCAGGATACACGCCATATTCTAAAAATCCAATTATATTTGGAACAGTGCCATCACCAGATCCAGATTATGAAATTATTAAAGAGCTAAAAACAGCCGGAGTATCAAGAGTCATTGCCGAAGGAAGAATTAATGACGGTAGTAAGATGAAGAAATGTATAGAGGCAGGAGCTTTTGCAGTTGTTATCGGAACATCCATAAGTGAGCCAGCTAAAATAGTAAAAACAATATTACATGATGCAAAAGAGGGATGA
- the spo0A gene encoding sporulation transcription factor Spo0A, with product MTDVKKYTVYILEENKDLLNNIKDSLIATNNFTVIGTSDNATSCLNYLSNNNCDLLIIDLMLTNIDGIGVLNKLKEVNSRAYNKVVCITSFTNPLICETLEKLNVSYCFKQPFDINYFATTLNSVMKVTLEDIKGMSQNESEKYQKIKLENEITDILHEVGIPAHIKGYMYLRTAILSTYYNIELLGQVTKVLYPDIARQYSTTASRVERAIRHAIEVAWNRGNTDAIDDIFGYTVSATKSKPTNSEFIAMIADKLRLEHQTKAASRHSYL from the coding sequence ATGACAGACGTTAAAAAGTATACAGTATACATTTTAGAAGAAAACAAGGATTTATTGAATAATATTAAGGACAGTTTAATTGCGACAAATAACTTTACCGTTATTGGTACTAGCGATAATGCAACAAGCTGTTTAAACTATTTATCTAATAATAATTGTGATTTATTAATTATTGATTTAATGCTTACCAACATTGATGGAATCGGTGTTCTAAATAAACTTAAGGAAGTAAATAGTCGTGCCTATAATAAAGTAGTTTGTATTACTAGCTTTACTAATCCATTAATTTGTGAAACATTAGAAAAATTAAATGTAAGTTATTGTTTTAAACAACCATTCGATATCAATTATTTTGCGACAACCTTAAATTCTGTAATGAAAGTTACATTAGAAGATATTAAAGGTATGTCACAAAACGAATCTGAAAAATATCAAAAAATTAAGTTAGAAAATGAAATTACAGATATCCTTCATGAAGTTGGGATTCCAGCCCACATCAAAGGATATATGTACCTAAGAACTGCAATTCTATCTACTTACTATAATATCGAATTATTAGGTCAAGTAACTAAAGTCCTTTATCCAGATATTGCCCGCCAATACAGTACTACCGCTTCAAGAGTAGAACGTGCCATTCGTCATGCTATTGAAGTTGCTTGGAACCGCGGTAATACTGATGCAATTGATGATATCTTTGGTTATACAGTCAGTGCAACTAAATCAAAACCTACCAATTCTGAATTTATTGCAATGATTGCTGATAAACTTCGTCTAGAACATCAAACAAAAGCGGCAAGCCGTCATAGTTACTTATAA
- a CDS encoding PTS sugar transporter subunit IIB: protein MKSFKVITVCGAGVGTSTLLRMNIDKTFKKFALPLEVTVENKGLSMSKGLMCDAVFTFESFADELRSCYEDVIVINNLMDMNELEEKIKKLLEKKNLL, encoded by the coding sequence ATGAAAAGTTTTAAAGTTATCACGGTATGTGGTGCCGGAGTCGGAACAAGCACTTTGTTAAGAATGAATATTGATAAAACTTTTAAAAAATTTGCTTTACCATTAGAGGTAACAGTTGAGAATAAAGGATTATCAATGTCTAAAGGACTAATGTGCGATGCAGTATTTACTTTTGAATCGTTTGCTGATGAATTACGTTCTTGTTATGAGGATGTTATTGTAATCAATAATCTAATGGATATGAATGAATTAGAGGAAAAAATAAAAAAATTATTAGAAAAAAAGAATTTATTGTAG